A genome region from Desulfobacterales bacterium includes the following:
- a CDS encoding prephenate dehydrogenase/arogenate dehydrogenase family protein translates to MIGIIGFGRFGKLAARYLAEDFEVMVYHRTDKSTEIKKCGARTASLKEVCRQKIIILCVPISKLQEVLVDIAPLLKEGAVVVDVCSVKVYPVQWMQEMLPKTVSILATHPIFGPDSAADSLKGHKIFISPIRIDTNHYQKVKTYLASKELVLIESTPEDHDEQIAVSLALTHYIGRSLSEFGAAPLGIDSEGYKRLLHILEVVENDTWQLFHDMHHYNPYAQEKRVTFMQAMRKIDDQLN, encoded by the coding sequence ATGATCGGCATTATTGGATTCGGACGTTTTGGAAAACTGGCCGCCAGGTATCTGGCCGAAGATTTTGAGGTCATGGTTTACCATCGAACCGACAAATCAACCGAGATCAAAAAATGCGGCGCCCGCACAGCTTCGCTCAAAGAGGTTTGCCGCCAGAAAATTATTATTTTATGTGTCCCGATTTCCAAATTGCAGGAGGTGCTCGTAGACATCGCACCGCTTCTGAAAGAGGGGGCTGTGGTTGTCGATGTCTGCTCGGTAAAAGTCTATCCGGTCCAGTGGATGCAGGAAATGCTGCCGAAAACGGTTTCGATTCTGGCCACCCATCCGATTTTTGGCCCCGACAGCGCTGCGGATTCTTTAAAAGGCCACAAAATCTTTATCAGCCCAATCCGTATCGATACCAACCATTATCAAAAGGTCAAAACCTATCTGGCATCAAAAGAATTGGTTCTAATCGAATCTACCCCGGAGGATCATGATGAGCAGATCGCTGTCAGCCTGGCGCTGACCCATTATATCGGCAGAAGCCTATCAGAGTTTGGCGCAGCGCCGCTCGGTATCGACAGCGAGGGGTATAAACGCTTGCTGCATATCCTGGAGGTGGTTGAAAACGACACCTGGCAACTGTTTCATGACATGCACCATTATAATCCGTATGCCCAGGAAAAACGGGTCACGTTTATGCAGGCTATGCGAAAAATTGATGATCAGTTAAATTAG
- the pheA gene encoding prephenate dehydratase has translation MKPEEIRKKISKIDRELLVLLQERMGLALRSNKFKETLSDPQQENDMLARAERLNLDLIESTFTRRLLHTIIDETKRLQDEDRSLAAFQGEHGAYGEVAARQLVPKGAYIPCLEFIDVFRGVEDGYFDLGVVPVENSLEGAVTQVNDLLTTTDLKVIGEVKVTVSHCLLATEETDYREIRQVFSHPQALAQCRNFLMRNKLEARPYYDTAGAAKMLARENPKAAAAIASSLCAELYDLEIIKEGVEDGPANSTRFLLLAREPHPDNGDKTSIIFAVPHEAGRLYAVLRLFADAGVNLTRIASMPLRSDPGNYSFFLDFEGSDKQEKIATVLKEMQGLTKWMKYLGSYPADRDR, from the coding sequence ATGAAACCGGAAGAAATTCGGAAAAAGATTAGCAAGATTGATCGCGAGCTGCTGGTATTGCTGCAGGAACGAATGGGGCTGGCTCTGCGATCCAATAAATTCAAAGAGACCCTGAGTGACCCGCAGCAGGAAAACGACATGCTGGCACGCGCCGAGCGTTTAAACCTGGATTTGATCGAAAGCACATTCACCCGACGCCTGCTGCATACCATTATTGACGAAACCAAACGGTTGCAGGATGAAGACCGGTCTCTGGCTGCTTTTCAAGGTGAACACGGAGCTTACGGTGAAGTGGCCGCCCGGCAGCTGGTCCCAAAAGGCGCCTATATCCCCTGTCTGGAGTTTATCGACGTTTTCCGCGGCGTTGAAGACGGCTACTTCGATCTGGGGGTGGTGCCGGTGGAAAACTCTTTGGAAGGCGCCGTTACGCAGGTTAACGATCTACTGACAACCACCGATCTGAAAGTCATCGGTGAAGTCAAGGTGACCGTCAGCCATTGTCTGCTGGCTACCGAGGAAACCGACTATCGTGAAATCCGCCAGGTCTTCTCACACCCACAGGCTTTAGCTCAGTGCCGCAATTTTTTGATGCGCAACAAACTTGAAGCGCGCCCGTATTATGATACCGCCGGCGCGGCCAAGATGCTCGCCCGCGAAAATCCCAAAGCGGCGGCAGCCATTGCCAGCTCTTTATGCGCCGAATTGTACGACCTTGAAATTATCAAAGAAGGCGTTGAAGATGGGCCAGCCAATTCAACACGATTTTTGCTGCTGGCCCGGGAGCCGCATCCCGACAACGGTGATAAAACTTCCATCATCTTTGCCGTGCCGCACGAGGCAGGGCGATTGTACGCGGTGCTCCGACTGTTTGCCGATGCCGGGGTCAACCTGACGCGCATTGCTTCCATGCCGCTGCGCTCGGATCCGGGCAACTACAGTTTCTTTCTCGATTTTGAAGGGTCGGATAAGCAGGAAAAGATTGCGACCGTTTTAAAGGAAATGCAAGGCCTCACCAAATGGATGAAATATTTAGGCAGCTATCCTGCTGATCGCGATCGTTGA
- the aroF gene encoding 3-deoxy-7-phosphoheptulonate synthase — MKNLKLVARETKTRTVVNVSGIEIGRDFVVIAGPCSVESEMQLLETARAVKASGADMLRGGAFKPRTSPYAFQGLGIQGLKILDKARQETGLPIITEVVDPRDVSWVAEFADVLQIGTRNMQNFSLLKEVGKSGRPALLKRGMYSTLEEWLNCAEYILSEGNPDVILCERGIRTFETYTRNTLDLSAVPAIKELSHLPIIIDPTHSTGRISLIESMSMAAAAAGADGMIVEVHHKPQEALCDADQALTPDSFATMMKRLRPLSSFLESLPSAPTAKTNRIK; from the coding sequence ATGAAAAATCTTAAACTGGTCGCCCGCGAAACCAAAACGCGCACGGTGGTCAATGTATCCGGAATTGAAATCGGCCGTGATTTTGTTGTGATCGCAGGACCCTGCAGCGTAGAAAGCGAAATGCAGCTGCTGGAGACCGCCAGGGCTGTCAAAGCTTCCGGTGCGGATATGCTGCGCGGTGGCGCTTTTAAGCCGCGTACCTCACCCTATGCCTTTCAGGGGCTCGGTATTCAAGGGCTGAAAATTCTGGATAAAGCAAGGCAGGAAACCGGACTGCCGATTATTACCGAGGTGGTCGATCCCCGCGATGTGTCCTGGGTGGCCGAGTTTGCCGATGTGTTGCAGATTGGCACCCGCAACATGCAAAACTTCTCCCTTTTGAAAGAGGTCGGCAAATCAGGACGGCCGGCACTGCTCAAACGCGGCATGTACTCCACCCTCGAAGAATGGCTCAATTGTGCCGAGTACATTTTAAGTGAGGGCAATCCGGATGTGATTCTCTGTGAGCGCGGCATCCGGACCTTTGAAACCTACACTCGTAACACACTGGATCTCAGCGCGGTACCGGCTATCAAGGAACTCAGCCATCTGCCGATCATTATCGATCCGACCCACAGCACCGGCCGCATCAGCCTGATTGAGTCGATGAGCATGGCAGCGGCCGCCGCCGGTGCCGATGGCATGATCGTCGAAGTGCATCACAAACCTCAAGAGGCCCTGTGCGATGCGGACCAGGCCCTGACACCGGATAGTTTTGCAACCATGATGAAGCGTCTGAGACCGCTGTCATCTTTTCTGGAAAGCCTGCCATCGGCGCCAACCGCTAAAACCAACCGGATAAAGTGA
- the aroQ gene encoding type II 3-dehydroquinate dehydratase, protein MPDNAKHLKILVIHGPNLNMLGMREPEIYGHQSLEEINEALRAQAKQLGLAVETFQSNHEGEMVDRIQKANDAFDGIIINPAAYTHTSVAIRDALSMLTIPIVEIHLSNINKRESFRHTSLMADIATARIAGFGAQGYQLALEGVAHLLYVD, encoded by the coding sequence ATGCCTGACAATGCAAAGCATTTAAAAATCTTAGTTATTCATGGACCCAACCTCAACATGCTCGGCATGCGGGAGCCGGAAATATACGGCCATCAAAGCCTGGAGGAAATAAACGAAGCACTACGGGCGCAGGCAAAGCAGCTGGGTCTGGCGGTGGAAACCTTTCAGTCCAATCATGAAGGCGAAATGGTCGACCGGATTCAGAAGGCAAACGACGCCTTTGATGGCATAATTATCAATCCGGCGGCCTACACCCACACCAGTGTCGCCATCCGGGATGCGCTTTCGATGCTTACGATACCGATTGTTGAGATCCATCTTTCCAACATCAACAAACGGGAATCTTTTCGGCATACCTCCTTGATGGCCGATATTGCCACAGCCCGCATTGCAGGATTCGGGGCCCAGGGGTATCAGCTCGCACTGGAAGGGGTGGCACATTTGCTGTACGTGGATTAG
- a CDS encoding amino acid-binding protein, translating into MKLKQISVPIENSHDRLYEITKALAGKGITPRAFTLVDKGNYGELRLLVSDLIAARQILMQMDIPGHIDDVVALEIQNEPGHLSQIIAALMEADITIKYSYAYAGNHLGKTVMIFCFSDNDKALQVLAQKRIHALDYLTFDMLEDAA; encoded by the coding sequence ATGAAACTGAAACAAATTTCCGTACCCATTGAAAATTCGCATGACAGACTTTATGAGATTACAAAAGCGCTGGCGGGCAAGGGGATTACACCCAGGGCGTTTACGCTGGTTGACAAAGGCAATTACGGGGAGCTTCGCCTGCTGGTTTCGGACTTAATTGCCGCCCGGCAAATTTTAATGCAGATGGACATCCCCGGGCACATCGACGATGTGGTGGCCCTTGAAATCCAAAACGAACCCGGGCATTTATCTCAAATCATCGCAGCCTTAATGGAAGCTGACATTACCATTAAATACAGCTACGCTTATGCGGGCAACCATTTGGGCAAAACAGTGATGATCTTTTGTTTCAGTGATAATGACAAAGCCCTGCAGGTTCTGGCCCAAAAGCGCATCCACGCTTTGGATTATCTGACCTTTGACATGCTGGAAGATGCGGCCTAA